The Elgaria multicarinata webbii isolate HBS135686 ecotype San Diego chromosome 11, rElgMul1.1.pri, whole genome shotgun sequence genome segment ATATTAGCTTTTACATGGAGAAAACAACAGAGAGGGTTGAAAGGAGAAGCCAAAATAGTTACAATAGAATTGACTGACTTCTTCAAGATGAAGAAGGGTTGCACATCCATATTTCAAATCTGAGTTCCACTTCAAACAATGTGCACCTAAATTTTGATATTCCTGCACAGGCAGGTCAGCTCAGAAGTACTGAGGGATGTTGGAAGAGCTTTACTAAGACAAGTAAAATTGTTTAGGGATCACACATTTATGATCCCTTTTTGGTATCTCTGACTTCTTGGTTCCATGTGATCCTGACTGCAAGATGAAAATGTTGATTATTACTAATGGGTAGACACACCATATTCAGCCCCTTAAAAGGATGCTCAGTGCTACTTCCTTTCTATTTTGAGATAACCTGAAATATACAACCTACCCATAGCAGCTATCAGACAACCCTAGAGACAAACTGCTACTTACCTGAGATTCAATCCTCACCAGCagttactgtggctctgcttagGCTTAAGAGTATTTTAAAATAGAGTCTCCACTGACTTCTCAGTCATTTGGGGAATTCATTCCATGAATCAGTGTGAAATGAAAAGCATAGCAAACTTCCCTaatcacaaaataaaaatagttaCTTTCCTTTGACAGAAGCAAACAAAAGCTTTGCATCTTATTCTCAGTCGTTCATTCTCGCTAAATACCTTTTCATGAGCAAAGCAGTATGAAAAGGGATTAATGCCATCTTTTCTTCTGGAGTCATCCAATAAAATTTCTTGTCTATGTCATGTCCTTTGGGGGATTCCGTTGCCACCAGAGCTAACTGTGAGTTTATTCTTCCTGAAGACCATAATGAGTCAATTTAAGATTATACATAGTCTAGTCTATAGAGTCTGCTGTGACTCACAATGCTTCTCCAGGGTCTTGAATACTCATCTTTCCCAGACCTGTTGTATGAGAACATGTATGTGGAGACACTAAGGATTGGATCTGGGTATACTAGGAAATAGCCTTCTTCCTTGACATCCAGTTTAATTTGTAAAGTGATGTATTTATGTATAACGAATGAAGGATCAttctgtgtgcactagttgctagagaacatgggtGAGGGTgttcttgcaccatgtcctgcattgttggtccctggttgacagctagctgaccactggactagatagacccttgggccacagctagacctaaggtttatcctgggatcatccagggttcacccctgcttgagcactggatcccctgtgtgtcacctagatgaacaggtttgacccctggacgatacagggataaacctcaggtctagctatggcctttgtctgatccagcatggcactttttatgttcataTGAATGAAGGATCATTCTGTTATATGAGCTGCCACCTGCAGCCCGAGGTTGTTCGGCCCTGACAAAGTTGTAGCCCCTCAATAACAACTGATGTTCATACTGACCAATGAGTCTTACCAATGTCTCTCATattcctgtgtactattgcttaTTCTGTGTATTAAAGGAAGCTGCTAAATGCAAGTCAAGGCTTCTAGTGGCAGATACACATTACCAAAGAACTTGccataaataaattatttgctaACATCTTGTCATGTTTACTACAAGCAAACTCCTTCACATATGAAGAATAATACTGTGAAGGGGCAAAGTTGCACCTATAAAGCCTATACCCAACATCCCATGGCACATGGGCTCCTTCCCATGTTGGGCAGGAATGTCTGGAATATGTCAACTGAATGTGGGTAGAAGCTTCCCTTAAGTTTGGAACCCTGCATAGTACTTCGGTATTTGGGGGTGGATCCAGATGTAGAAAGAAATACTAAGGCCTTTTGGCAGAGTCTGGAGggaggcataggatagttcagtttcCTAGATCCAAAGTCGGAACCAGGAATCCAGGGTCCCCTCCCTTTACCCTCACAGCCAATAGGTGGTAGTATCACCATCAACcttggagagaagggaaagaTGACATTCCCATAGGCAGGGAGGGCAGAAGACTAGGGAATCCAGCTTATGTTGTGTTCAGAGGCAATTTGTCACCCTGCATAGGTCTTTGCTAtctttggtttggatccagactgaggcaggatctacactactgcttataacggtttataatggttatgacaactgttcaggcccaggacacattacatatacagttttcataccattttaaaagtgttatatcctgcttggtgtagatcagccctgagtcttacttagagcagacccactgaactcaataggacttaagttggtTTCAAAGGTCCTTCTTGAAGTAAGCCTATGTCTAAATTAAACACAATTAAGATATTTTCATTTCCTACAGAAAAGACTCACCATTGTCAGGGAATGTATCTAGGGATGTCAGAtttctggtatttttttttaacatgtgcaATTTATGGCCTATAAAAGTCTGGATCACAGTTGACAGAGGCTGGAGAACCAATATTACAATTGTCCAGAAACCACTGGTAAATGTGGAAAAGGCTGAGGGTTGTATTAACTGGAGTATCCCACAGTTTCAAGGAGAACATCAAGGCATTTGTTCTGGGAGCTGGTCCTGACAGGATAGTTTGAATGTCAAGTGAATTCCACCTCTACATTTAATCCAGGACTATTAAATTACACCTGATTATCAAATGTATGGAAAATGGTGTTATCAGAACTGCAAATattacaaagttttaaaagagaTGCTTCAGTGTGATAATAATGAGAAACATAGAAGTGAGGCAATAGTTATATTAAAAACTTCTTCAGGTCACAGTGTAAGTGCTCAAGTCAAAATTAAGAACATGCAAACCTAAAATATTAATGTATTTCACACAGAGGTTGCCCTGCCATGCAGCAGGGTGAATTGGGTTGTTTCAGGAGGTGCTATGAACAATAGAGAGATGAAGGCAGGAACTGGTGGTTGATGAGTGGAGTGATGACTGGTCTTTTAGACCAGGGACATGTGGAAATTTGGTTTCAATTTGTTAAGTATCAGGGCTTGTCCCATTCACATCCCTGAACATTAATAAGATTGTATTTTTCAGGCAAAGTTCACATATTTCCAATGGAGGGAAAGTATGCATGtgggtaggggtgggcaaacccACCTGAGCCAGGCCCAGGTGGGGTTGTTTGCCCCATCCACCCCCtactcttctgaggctcagcctGGCCCAGGATGTGCACAGCAGCCTCCTGTGCATGTGGCAAAAGTGTGCACTTCTCCCTTCTTGCATCATTGGTGGCTGCCTTTGATGCAACAGGGGAAAGCACACTTTTTCAGGAGTCTTTGTAACTTGTGCATTTCCCTGCCCATTGtgccaatggtggccttaaaggccccgttGACACAATGGTAAAGGTGTGAATGCAATTTGAGAAAATTTTTGGTGTACACGTGCTCATGATCACTTTCAAGTCTTTGAACAGGGCATTGTAATGCGTAGGTCGATAAAAAAGATATGAGACATGTAcagttggatttaaacagggccacatttatttaagatctgcaaaggggcaaaatcctatagggcatccagtaaggCCTGAAAACAGGCCTATCTAAGTTGggcaagccattcatggcccatggaTTGGTGCTGCAGCATTCACCCTCcccacgggcctgccccttgttgGGTACAGAGACCTTACAGTGTCACCCCCGACTCAGGTCACAGGGCTCGGAGTGGGTGAAAAGAGTTgccctcaaaggtaagccttatctcccagcctggctgcggggctcaaagctgagagcctcagaatttaccagtcaccctaacagtgctTGTGAATGCTCACTAATCCTAATCCCTCTCTGGAATGCCCCTACCTAGCTGCCtataaacaaatgtgaccaaattgtgaatcaacaaataaatttatttaatactCGCTAGCTGTCTTActgtgtggagtaggtgaaaaaactcatgagcaattcagaacatgaataaaaaattcctactcgatCCACTAATGACAatcagcaagctcacactgcctacagggagggagggagccgtgcaaacaaaaaggaggctgggaggggtgagttcCCTTTTATACACATTTAGACCCTTCCCAGCCTTGTGCCACCATattgtgcccagccaatggctggcaggcacatctcttctttctcccccaccctcaaaggcttccccatgcccaggctgtgccgggtgTAGCAGAATTGCACTTCTCATACATGCCTACACTTTTTCCATTGGTACAGCAACAACCAAAAGTTCAAATTCAAGAAAAATGAAGACTCAACCTTGGTGTGGGAGAACTATAGCAAGATGAAGTCGTAAtcgttctcccatccctattttaAAAGTTGGCTCTTCCTGATTGGGGATGACATTTGGACCCCATGTCCAGCAATGCAATGTTTTAGCCTCGCACTGGCTCAACCTAGCATAAGATTATTTTTTCACTTTATTTATTGCTGCTGTGGAGTGTATACTTTAGCAATGAAATATAACttcataacagcagcagcagcagcagcaacaacaactgacAGCTAAATCACAAATACGTCCTTTAGATAGTATAATTTTGACACATTATATAATGTAGTTTTATTAAGTCTATTTTACACAGCCAAACATACATTCATTACTTAATAAGCATGGAACTCAGGGTCGCACAATGACATTGACTGCTAATAGACTCTTGACTAGCATTAGTGTTCTGATGCTTAAACTGCATTCTTCATGCAATAGACAAAGAAATGGTGGAATTCACTGCTACAGCATGTGGTGATAACCTCTGGTTTAGGATCAAAACCCAAAGTTCTAAGGCTAACTGTAGCACGGGGCAATCTTTAACAGGATCACAGTTGGGGAGGGAAAGTATAAACCTCACATCACTGTGATCTGTAATgttaatgcaaaaagaaaaaaagaagaaaagaagaatgtaagcctatgtgacagggttttgctattctattgttttactctgtacagcaccatgtacactgatggtgctatataaataaataaatgaagaagaagaagaagaagaagaagaagaagaagaagaagaagaagaagaagaagagcttgtGCTTACTATTAAAACATTGCAAAAAAATATTTACACTTAGATACACACTATGCATTTAATGAAAAATGTAGCTTGGCactaagatggctttaaaagaatatCAGTCAACAAATATTAGTTACATTGACTAAATGAAAAAtctcatgttcagaggcagtagtGCCTGTGAGGTCCTCACCACACCAGGCTGAAATCCTGCATTTTTCCCTGGGCAGACACCTGATTCAAACAGAAAATGTCCTTTCTCAGCAATGTTCTATATTTTTCACactacagcaccatctagtggctacaTTACTACTCAACACCATCAATATACACCATTGATATCTCACATTACTGTTtgtatcagcttatctctggtcTTTTAAAAAGTAGGATAAAGCCCCAAAAGCGTGGAAGTCGCTCTGGATGCTGACATGTAAAAGACTCACAACCTTCCATGAATGACCAATTGAGACCATGCAATAAAAGTGTCATGCAGAAATGCTCTGAATACCAGTCTGCCTaattattgacactctcaaagaactctacaaGGTAAGTGAGACAGGGAATacttttgtggaagccatgtcTTGATTCTTTTACAGCTGAACTTGCACCACtacatgcttactaattttatctttaataaggCTTTCCATTAATTTATCCAGCACATGCATCAGCTAATGTAACATAcatcgcctgcccaagggtctctacttcccttgcttggcttcgtccattttcttctactgccccttacgcctggaacgctcttccagaacatttgagaactacaagttcaaccacagcttttaaagctcagctaaaaacttttctttttcctaaagcttttaaaacttgattttgttctgactttatactgttagttttaccctacccagtgcctgtttaccctaccctgtgccggtttgcattctcttcccctccttattgttttattatgattttattagaatgtaagcctatgcggcagagtctcgctatttactgttttactctgtacagcaccatgtacattgatggtgctatataaataaataaataaataataataataataataataatggaaaggaTACGATTATGATCACAGAATCAGATGGGACACTCTCTTCTGATTAAGCAGTGATTGGTTTTTTGAAATGGAACAAAACATCAAGATTTTAGCCTCAGTATCTTCCTAAATGCTGTTTTCACCTCCTTGTTCTGTAAGCTGTAGATGATGGGATTCAGCAGGGGTGTGAAGATGCTGTATTGTATGGAAAATATTGCATCTAAAAGTAGTGATGAAACTGAGTTTGGTCTCAGATAGCGGAAGTAGCCTGTTCCATAGAACAATATTACTATGGAGAGATGGGAGCTGCAGGTAGAGAAAGCTTTACGTCTCCCTTTGGTGGAATTAATCTTCAGGATGGTTGAGATGATGTAAATGTAAGAGAAGAGAGTGAGAAACAGGGAAACAACACCAACAGCACCTCCAGAAATGAAGAACAACATTTTGTTTATGAGTGTTTCATTGCAGGAGATAGATAGGATAGAAGGGAGCTCACAACTGAAATGCCTTATGATATTTGGCCCGCAGAACTGTAACTTCATCAGTGGCAATGTGTTTGCAAGTGCATAAAAGAAACCAATAACCCATGCACTGGCCACTAGGTTTTGGCACAATACTCCATTCATTATTTCCACATAGTGAAGTGGTTTACATATAGCAGAGTATCTGTCATAAGCCATTGCTGAAAGGATAAAAACTTCAGTAGTAGCTGAAAGCAAGATAAAGAATGCCTGTGTGAAGCATCCATTGACAGAGATGTTCTTCTTCTTTGTAATGATGATCTCCAACATTTTTGGGACAGTGACAGAAGAATAGCAAATGTCAAGGAAAGAGAGGTGGCTCAAGAAAAAGTACATGGGGCTCTGCAAACTTGGATCGGTCCTTACAGCCAGCATGATCATGATGTTTCCTGCCAGGGTTAGAAGATAAatcaagaagaaaaacaaaaagaacaaaatctggagctgtgggttgtttgtgaggCCAAGGAGAGAAAAATAGCCTTCAATGGTTTGGTTTGCCATTGTTGGTTAAGTCTGACAATGAACATCTACAAAAGTGGGAAAAATGTAAATAGCATATGTTATAATGTTCATTTGTTTCTCTTAAATAGTAACTAGGCTAAAATTAAATAACAAGTGTAGAAGCATGTTAGCCCTACAGCTCATCTCTAACCTAAACCAATGGTTCCATCAGATCCATTAATTTGAAAGAGGTGTTTCCATAAAAAAAAAGGACCAACCTGGTCATTTCTGATACAGCAGTATTTACATTTTACTTACCAAACGCGGACATTTCATTTCCACTAAGTGAAAAATAAACTACTCAAGTCTTCCCAGTAGCTATCAGACTTCCTTTGACCTTTCTGTCATGGACATTTCATGTTCTTTGCAGCTTTGGTTTGTGGGCCAGGGTAGAATGAAGCAGAAAGGAGCAAATACTGGAAAGGCGAAGAAAAGAAAATTGTGCAGTGTGCAGGTTCCAATACTTAACCTCACACACTATCATAAGCAAGCTCCTATATGTGAATACTTTAAGGACATCCCCTAAACAGCTAAATTTCGGAAGGCATGGACATTAtacacaatgggctcatctacactaagcaggatatcccactatgaaagcagtatgaaagcggtatataagaggcaggagccacactactgctttatagcggtattaaagtgcactgcaggatctacccgactgctttatagtggtacttaagtgcactgacaactgttggggcccaggacactatATGcagtataacactatgaaagtggtatgaaagcagtatatggtatgtgtcatggaccccaacagctgt includes the following:
- the LOC134405360 gene encoding olfactory receptor 5A2-like → MANQTIEGYFSLLGLTNNPQLQILFFLFFFLIYLLTLAGNIMIMLAVRTDPSLQSPMYFFLSHLSFLDICYSSVTVPKMLEIIITKKKNISVNGCFTQAFFILLSATTEVFILSAMAYDRYSAICKPLHYVEIMNGVLCQNLVASAWVIGFFYALANTLPLMKLQFCGPNIIRHFSCELPSILSISCNETLINKMLFFISGGAVGVVSLFLTLFSYIYIISTILKINSTKGRRKAFSTCSSHLSIVILFYGTGYFRYLRPNSVSSLLLDAIFSIQYSIFTPLLNPIIYSLQNKEVKTAFRKILRLKS